From Methanobacterium congolense, one genomic window encodes:
- a CDS encoding HypC/HybG/HupF family hydrogenase formation chaperone, whose product MCIAAPAQIVEIKDNVATVDFGGVRQQAKLDLVGDLEVGRYVLVHSGYAIEVLSDQEAQESLEAWDELLKVLDEEDLEEK is encoded by the coding sequence ATGTGTATTGCAGCACCAGCACAGATAGTTGAGATTAAGGACAACGTTGCCACCGTTGATTTTGGTGGAGTAAGACAGCAGGCAAAACTGGACCTTGTAGGTGACTTAGAAGTTGGAAGGTACGTTCTTGTTCATTCAGGATATGCCATTGAGGTTTTATCAGATCAGGAAGCTCAGGAATCTCTTGAAGCTTGGGATGAGCTTTTGAAGGTCCTTGATGAGGAAGATCTGGAAGAAAAATAA
- a CDS encoding phosphoribosylanthranilate isomerase produces MKIKICGMTRPEDVRTCEDAGADFLGFINIKRSKRFVELEDVVELRSLLEDKNRAVLVLEPETIEEAIFAIEKTGIKILQLHSLSPYGIKYLKWRDCFKTCPLEEDLRIVRAVGISDELSDEKKREIEDFARVCDALIFDYEVEGKSGGTGRQIPIETAVEASKIAKNIKKSIKTVLAGGMNTERIKAHEKILNEHFDCVDINSGVEDTPGIKNPLKIRDLFNKSLK; encoded by the coding sequence ATGAAAATCAAGATCTGTGGAATGACCAGACCTGAAGATGTTAGAACATGTGAAGATGCAGGTGCAGACTTCTTAGGATTCATAAACATCAAAAGATCCAAACGCTTCGTGGAACTGGAAGATGTAGTTGAACTGAGATCCTTATTGGAGGATAAAAACAGAGCAGTTCTTGTACTTGAACCTGAAACCATTGAAGAAGCAATTTTTGCCATTGAAAAAACTGGTATAAAGATTTTACAGCTTCACTCACTCTCACCCTATGGTATAAAATATCTCAAGTGGCGTGACTGCTTCAAAACATGTCCGCTGGAAGAGGACTTGAGGATAGTGAGAGCTGTTGGAATCTCTGATGAACTCTCAGATGAAAAGAAAAGGGAAATAGAAGATTTTGCAAGGGTTTGTGATGCCCTGATATTCGACTATGAAGTTGAAGGAAAAAGTGGTGGAACTGGAAGACAGATTCCAATTGAAACAGCAGTTGAAGCTTCAAAGATTGCAAAAAATATTAAAAAAAGTATAAAAACAGTTCTTGCCGGTGGAATGAACACAGAACGAATAAAAGCTCATGAAAAAATTTTGAATGAACACTTCGACTGTGTGGATATCAATTCAGGGGTGGAAGACACACCTGGAATTAAAAATCCCCTCAAAATAAGGGATCTGTTTAATAAGTCATTAAAATAG
- the trpE gene encoding anthranilate synthase component I — protein MNVFGEYNFDEIGIKINEPKTIDVDFDSPFELFKGIYSNYSSAFLLESMESDSGLARYSVLGFNPVATFRAKGNLLEIEHEGKKEEIEVKNPFDEIKKINSKNTGKKGFNGGLVGYVSYESVRHFEPVDINEGYYPDFEFGLFLDGVIFDRIRNKCEYVTLGENRLEKIREISKEDYEIDDLSFKEKNHYFSKEEYEEMVRKTKERIRAGEIFQGVISNAVEYELKGNKLSFYEKLRKINPSPYMYHLKLGEREIIGSSPEMLVRVENRKVETFPIAGTRPRGSNTIEDEKLQSELLADEKERAEHLMLVDLARNDVGKVSEFGSVHVPEYMDVKKFSHVQHIVSHVQGKLRDDKTAVDAFKAMFPAGTLSGAPKIRAMEIINELEGIPRGPYAGAVGYFSLNGNADFAITIRTMVCDGNTGRIQAGAGIVHDSVPENEYHECENKAGALLKALEVSGDSSSNDSNSGSKCSSSTINSRDEIE, from the coding sequence GTGAATGTTTTTGGCGAATATAACTTCGATGAAATTGGAATTAAAATAAATGAACCCAAAACAATTGACGTAGATTTTGATTCTCCCTTTGAACTCTTCAAAGGAATATACAGTAATTATTCAAGCGCATTTTTACTTGAGTCAATGGAAAGTGACAGTGGACTTGCAAGGTACTCTGTACTTGGATTCAATCCTGTTGCAACTTTCAGGGCTAAGGGTAACCTCCTCGAAATAGAACATGAAGGAAAAAAAGAGGAAATAGAAGTTAAAAACCCCTTCGATGAAATAAAGAAGATAAACTCTAAAAACACGGGAAAAAAAGGATTCAACGGCGGTCTTGTTGGATACGTGTCCTACGAATCAGTAAGACACTTCGAACCTGTGGACATAAACGAGGGATACTATCCAGACTTTGAATTTGGACTCTTTCTCGATGGAGTGATCTTCGACAGGATACGTAACAAATGTGAATACGTAACTCTTGGAGAGAACAGGCTTGAAAAAATCCGTGAAATATCAAAAGAAGACTATGAAATAGATGATTTGTCATTCAAGGAGAAAAACCATTATTTCTCCAAGGAAGAATATGAGGAAATGGTTCGTAAAACCAAAGAGAGAATAAGGGCTGGTGAAATATTTCAGGGAGTCATATCCAATGCTGTGGAATATGAGTTAAAGGGCAACAAATTATCCTTCTATGAAAAACTGCGTAAAATCAATCCCTCCCCTTACATGTACCATTTGAAACTTGGAGAACGTGAAATCATAGGTTCAAGTCCTGAAATGCTTGTAAGGGTGGAGAACAGAAAGGTTGAAACCTTTCCAATTGCAGGAACACGTCCAAGAGGTTCAAACACCATTGAGGATGAAAAACTTCAAAGTGAACTCCTGGCCGATGAGAAGGAAAGGGCAGAACACCTCATGTTAGTGGACCTTGCAAGAAACGACGTTGGGAAGGTCAGTGAATTTGGATCGGTCCATGTTCCAGAGTACATGGATGTTAAAAAATTCTCCCACGTCCAGCACATAGTTTCCCATGTTCAGGGAAAACTGCGTGATGATAAAACAGCAGTTGATGCATTCAAGGCCATGTTCCCTGCAGGAACACTCAGTGGAGCTCCAAAGATAAGGGCTATGGAAATAATCAACGAACTTGAGGGAATTCCAAGGGGGCCATATGCAGGGGCAGTTGGTTACTTCTCCCTTAATGGAAATGCAGATTTTGCAATCACCATAAGAACCATGGTTTGTGATGGGAACACTGGAAGAATACAGGCAGGTGCAGGAATAGTTCATGACTCCGTACCTGAAAATGAGTACCATGAATGCGAAAATAAAGCAGGAGCCCTTTTAAAAGCACTTGAAGTTTCAGGGGATTCCAGTTCAAACGATTCAAATTCAGGTTCCAAGTGTTCCAGTTCAACAATCAACTCAAGGGATGAGATTGAATGA
- a CDS encoding anthranilate synthase component II, with product MILIIDNYDSFTYNLYQMIGQIQEDILVKRNDEITVDEIKELRPQGIIISPGPGNPENVGDFGVCMQVIKELGPEIPVLGVCLGHQGIFSAFGGKIILTEPVHGKQSKIIHNGKGVFNGVENPLKAARYHSLLCDAETTPECIEIIAKTDEGLIMAIKHREFPIYGLQFHPESVGTKEGLRILKNFLETSP from the coding sequence ATGATACTGATAATCGACAACTACGACTCATTCACCTACAACCTCTACCAGATGATAGGTCAGATTCAGGAGGATATCCTTGTAAAGAGAAACGATGAAATCACGGTGGATGAGATAAAGGAGCTTCGACCTCAGGGAATAATAATATCTCCGGGACCTGGAAACCCTGAAAACGTGGGGGATTTCGGGGTCTGCATGCAGGTCATAAAAGAACTTGGACCCGAAATACCCGTCCTTGGAGTTTGCCTTGGACATCAAGGAATATTTTCAGCTTTTGGCGGTAAAATAATCTTAACAGAACCTGTACATGGAAAACAGAGTAAGATAATCCATAATGGCAAAGGTGTTTTTAATGGGGTTGAAAACCCATTGAAGGCTGCCCGTTACCATTCACTGCTCTGTGATGCAGAAACAACGCCAGAATGCATTGAAATCATTGCAAAAACTGATGAAGGTCTGATAATGGCCATAAAACACCGTGAATTCCCAATTTATGGCCTTCAGTTTCACCCAGAATCTGTTGGAACAAAAGAGGGACTCCGGATCCTCAAAAACTTTCTGGAGACATCTCCATGA
- a CDS encoding indole-3-glycerol phosphate synthase TrpC: MIKIQQILETRQKTLQSTMESKPLSELKNQVEEILGNEKNGNDNENGNNNEKYSSPKFNSNQEHKSFKNALTSPEDVQVICEYKPASPSMGDISETKLEDAIDVFEGAGASAVSILTEENYFKGSLKNLKSASEITEVPLIRKDFLMHEYQIYEAKLAGASAVLLMSGVYPDLEGGIELASTLGMDSLVECRSREDIENALKSGAQIIGVNNRNFKDFTIDLKVTEKLACYIPPEIIFVSESGVKGPEDALRLAEAGADTILIGTGIMGQKTKSEMMTAASDIIKVLKGSKIQRN; the protein is encoded by the coding sequence ATGATAAAGATTCAGCAGATCCTGGAAACTAGGCAGAAAACACTTCAAAGCACAATGGAATCAAAACCATTGTCAGAGCTGAAAAACCAGGTTGAAGAAATTCTTGGCAACGAAAAGAATGGGAACGATAATGAAAACGGGAATAATAATGAAAAATATTCCAGCCCAAAATTTAATTCAAATCAAGAACATAAATCATTCAAGAATGCATTAACCTCCCCGGAAGATGTTCAGGTTATATGTGAGTATAAACCTGCATCCCCTTCAATGGGAGATATATCAGAGACCAAACTTGAAGATGCCATTGATGTTTTTGAGGGTGCAGGTGCATCTGCAGTTTCAATCTTAACAGAGGAAAACTACTTCAAGGGCAGCCTCAAAAACCTGAAGTCTGCCTCAGAGATAACAGAAGTTCCACTCATAAGAAAGGACTTCCTCATGCATGAGTACCAGATATATGAGGCAAAGCTTGCAGGTGCATCTGCAGTTCTCCTGATGTCTGGAGTGTACCCTGACCTTGAGGGTGGTATTGAACTTGCATCCACACTTGGAATGGATTCACTGGTGGAGTGCAGAAGCCGTGAAGACATAGAAAATGCCCTGAAGTCAGGAGCCCAGATAATAGGAGTTAACAACAGAAACTTCAAGGACTTCACAATTGACCTCAAGGTAACAGAGAAACTTGCATGTTACATACCCCCTGAAATCATCTTCGTATCTGAAAGTGGAGTCAAAGGACCTGAAGATGCCCTTCGTTTGGCCGAAGCAGGTGCAGACACAATATTAATAGGGACAGGGATAATGGGCCAAAAAACCAAATCCGAAATGATGACTGCAGCTTCAGATATAATAAAAGTTCTTAAAGGCTCCAAAATCCAAAGAAATTAA
- the trpD gene encoding anthranilate phosphoribosyltransferase has protein sequence MMVDYLKKVAAREDLSEEEAYNCMKEMISGTASNIHIAALLTGLAVKGESAQEITGFSRAMRDACIVVKPDMNIPLVDTCGTGGDRFKTFNVSTAASIIAAACGVAIAKHGNRSITSKCGGADVLEALGVNINCDAAGVERCLEDAGIGFMFAPNFHPAMKHVMPVRKELGIRTAFNIIGPLTSPAKADIQLLGVFEPEYVELVAEVLKNLGLKRAMVVHGFDHNDEPAMDEISTIGKTRVALLADGKIEVFNIAPEDFGIKSVDPEFIRAPETLEGNLEVVVDVLTGKRDDEMDVARLEMCLANAAAILFISEQAETLEEGYKMAEEAVESGAASKKLEEFIRVSNSI, from the coding sequence ATGATGGTGGATTACCTGAAAAAAGTAGCCGCAAGGGAAGATCTCAGCGAAGAAGAGGCTTACAACTGCATGAAGGAGATGATAAGTGGCACTGCGAGCAACATTCACATAGCAGCACTCCTCACAGGGCTTGCAGTTAAGGGAGAATCAGCACAGGAGATCACAGGATTTTCAAGGGCAATGAGAGATGCATGTATCGTTGTGAAGCCGGATATGAATATTCCACTCGTTGACACATGCGGTACAGGTGGAGATAGATTCAAAACCTTCAACGTGAGCACAGCAGCATCAATAATTGCAGCAGCCTGTGGTGTTGCCATTGCAAAACATGGAAACCGCAGTATAACCAGTAAATGTGGTGGAGCAGATGTTCTGGAGGCATTGGGCGTCAACATAAACTGCGATGCAGCAGGAGTTGAGAGGTGCCTTGAAGATGCAGGAATAGGGTTCATGTTCGCACCCAACTTCCACCCTGCAATGAAACACGTCATGCCAGTGAGGAAGGAACTTGGAATAAGAACAGCCTTCAACATAATTGGCCCCTTAACATCACCTGCAAAAGCAGATATCCAGCTACTTGGAGTTTTTGAACCTGAATACGTTGAATTGGTTGCAGAGGTCCTGAAAAACCTCGGACTCAAAAGGGCAATGGTTGTGCATGGATTCGATCATAATGACGAACCTGCAATGGATGAAATATCAACCATAGGAAAAACAAGGGTTGCACTACTGGCCGATGGAAAAATAGAAGTGTTCAACATAGCACCAGAAGATTTTGGAATTAAAAGTGTTGATCCTGAGTTTATAAGAGCTCCTGAAACCCTTGAAGGAAACCTTGAGGTTGTTGTGGATGTTCTGACAGGTAAAAGGGATGATGAAATGGACGTTGCACGGCTTGAAATGTGCCTTGCAAACGCTGCAGCCATACTCTTCATAAGCGAACAGGCTGAAACCCTTGAAGAGGGTTATAAAATGGCAGAAGAAGCAGTTGAATCTGGAGCAGCATCCAAGAAACTTGAAGAGTTTATAAGGGTGAGTAATTCCATTTAA
- a CDS encoding DUF5518 domain-containing protein has product MIIKWKSVVFGCFLAIIISTILSSVFDVLLGIRIGNLWNWMGFLLAAVYVSYSLGGGYLKEGVVYGVLIGLIGGVIGGILSLIALWLINGSLELSLTRIILDFLVNAIVYSTVSAIGGIIGLLLTGKSKRRKIIA; this is encoded by the coding sequence ATGATAATTAAATGGAAAAGTGTGGTTTTTGGTTGTTTTTTAGCAATAATAATTAGTACAATTCTTTCATCGGTTTTTGATGTACTTCTTGGAATTAGAATAGGAAATTTATGGAATTGGATGGGTTTTCTTTTAGCAGCGGTTTATGTGAGTTACAGTCTTGGAGGAGGTTATTTAAAGGAGGGAGTGGTTTATGGTGTGCTTATAGGTTTAATTGGTGGTGTGATTGGTGGAATACTTTCCCTCATTGCATTGTGGCTTATAAATGGAAGTTTAGAACTATCCTTAACAAGAATAATATTGGACTTTTTAGTTAATGCAATAGTTTATAGTACAGTCAGTGCCATTGGTGGCATAATAGGATTACTATTAACTGGAAAATCCAAAAGAAGAAAAATTATTGCTTAA
- the trpB gene encoding tryptophan synthase subunit beta: protein MMESGKFGKYGGVFVPELIIPALEELEEAFLKYKDDEKFNTELQYYLKEFAGRPTSLYYAKNLSEKLGCKIYLKREDMLHTGAHKINNTIGQGLLAKYMGKTRLIAETGAGQHGIATAVVGANFKIPTVDVYMGSEDVERQKLNVFRMEISGAKVIPVHSGSKTLKDAINEAFRDWITNIQTTHYLIGTTMGPHPYPSMVKHFQSVIGREAREQILEKEGALPDAAIACVGGGSNAMGLFSGFVDDNEVDLIGVEGGGEGIETNKTGATLCKGTEGILHGSLSYVLQNQDGQIREASSVSAGLDYPGVGPEHAYLHTSGRANYVAVTNEEALRGFELLSRYEGIIPALESSHAVAYAEKYAKMPENKGKTIIVNLSGRGDKDMFIVAKEMGREL from the coding sequence ATGATGGAAAGTGGAAAATTCGGTAAATATGGGGGAGTTTTTGTCCCTGAACTCATAATACCTGCGCTTGAAGAGCTTGAAGAGGCTTTTTTAAAGTACAAGGATGATGAAAAGTTCAACACAGAACTTCAGTATTATTTGAAGGAATTTGCAGGAAGGCCAACATCCCTTTACTATGCAAAGAACCTTTCAGAGAAACTTGGATGTAAAATATATCTTAAAAGGGAGGACATGCTCCACACAGGTGCTCATAAGATAAACAACACCATTGGACAGGGTCTTCTTGCAAAGTACATGGGTAAAACCAGGTTAATAGCAGAAACCGGTGCAGGACAGCACGGAATTGCAACCGCAGTTGTAGGTGCCAACTTCAAGATACCCACGGTTGACGTGTACATGGGAAGTGAGGATGTTGAGAGACAGAAACTCAACGTGTTCAGAATGGAGATATCCGGTGCGAAGGTAATTCCAGTACACTCCGGTTCAAAAACACTTAAAGATGCAATAAACGAGGCATTCAGGGACTGGATCACCAACATCCAAACGACCCACTATCTCATAGGCACGACAATGGGACCCCACCCATACCCAAGCATGGTCAAACACTTCCAGAGTGTTATAGGGCGCGAAGCAAGGGAACAAATACTTGAAAAAGAGGGAGCACTGCCTGATGCAGCAATAGCATGTGTCGGTGGTGGAAGTAATGCAATGGGGCTCTTCTCAGGATTCGTTGATGATAATGAGGTTGATCTCATTGGAGTGGAAGGTGGAGGTGAAGGAATTGAAACCAACAAAACAGGAGCCACACTCTGCAAGGGAACAGAGGGAATACTCCACGGATCACTCTCATACGTACTCCAGAACCAGGACGGACAGATAAGGGAGGCAAGCTCAGTCTCTGCAGGACTGGATTATCCGGGGGTTGGACCAGAGCATGCATACCTCCACACTTCAGGTCGTGCCAACTATGTTGCAGTGACCAATGAAGAGGCACTCAGGGGATTCGAACTTCTATCCAGGTACGAGGGAATAATACCTGCACTCGAAAGCTCCCACGCAGTTGCATACGCTGAGAAGTACGCTAAAATGCCAGAGAACAAGGGAAAAACAATAATTGTGAACCTGTCTGGAAGGGGAGACAAGGACATGTTCATAGTTGCAAAGGAAATGGGAAGGGAACTCTAA
- a CDS encoding AAA family ATPase: protein MVRWNIAAVVGVPGVGKTSLCREAAELLGSTHVNYGGLMLEIARQKGLAETDSEMFGLDLDIQHRIWREAALRASSMSNIILDLHGIDVSPIGYITSFPVEIISPDIVVIVESSYENILKRRQTDKSKKRALEDFKNLNEHMSLLRSSVAAFSVFSGYTFMVVDNNNFDECLEEIVALLGE, encoded by the coding sequence ATGGTTCGGTGGAACATCGCCGCTGTAGTGGGTGTTCCAGGAGTGGGTAAAACTTCACTCTGCAGGGAAGCTGCAGAACTACTTGGAAGTACCCATGTAAACTACGGCGGCCTTATGCTAGAAATAGCTAGGCAGAAAGGTCTTGCAGAAACAGATTCTGAGATGTTCGGTCTTGATCTGGACATCCAGCACAGGATCTGGAGGGAAGCAGCCCTGAGGGCCAGTTCTATGAGTAACATCATTCTGGACCTTCATGGGATTGATGTATCCCCAATAGGTTACATAACTTCATTTCCAGTTGAAATCATATCACCCGACATCGTTGTGATAGTAGAATCATCTTATGAAAACATTTTGAAACGAAGGCAGACAGATAAATCTAAAAAACGTGCTTTGGAAGATTTTAAAAATTTAAATGAACATATGAGTCTTTTGAGATCGTCTGTAGCAGCATTTTCTGTTTTTTCAGGATACACATTTATGGTTGTTGATAATAACAACTTCGATGAATGCCTGGAAGAAATCGTTGCTCTTCTGGGTGAATAA
- a CDS encoding amino acid-binding protein → MWDRVKHKFEKFPARMAVARKIVELGLKVGENGKIYCGDVEISDLALARASGVDRRTIKSTVDVILNDDQLSAIFNNIHPAGALLKNIAKNLGFGVVEIEAEAGNPGILAKSTELISREEISIRQAHADDPELEEHPKLTIITEKPVKGELINEFLKIPGVKRVSIS, encoded by the coding sequence GTGTGGGACAGGGTAAAACATAAATTCGAGAAATTTCCAGCCCGTATGGCTGTTGCAAGGAAGATCGTGGAGTTAGGACTTAAAGTGGGTGAAAATGGTAAGATTTACTGTGGAGACGTGGAGATAAGTGACCTGGCCCTTGCAAGAGCGTCTGGTGTTGATAGAAGAACAATAAAATCCACAGTAGATGTTATACTGAACGATGATCAGCTTTCAGCCATATTTAATAATATTCATCCGGCAGGTGCCCTTCTGAAGAACATTGCCAAGAACCTTGGATTCGGTGTTGTTGAAATAGAGGCAGAAGCAGGAAACCCCGGAATACTTGCAAAATCCACAGAATTAATATCACGTGAAGAGATAAGCATAAGACAGGCACATGCAGACGACCCTGAACTTGAGGAACATCCTAAGCTTACCATAATAACAGAAAAACCTGTTAAGGGAGAACTGATCAACGAGTTCCTTAAGATACCTGGAGTTAAAAGGGTTTCAATTTCCTAA
- the trpA gene encoding tryptophan synthase subunit alpha — MIETYQEMFKRVKDKGEGVFIPFMVAGDPDFETSLEIVKKLVEGGADALEIGFPFSDPVADGQTVQSADLRALNAGMTTDKCFEFIRRIREFTEIPIGLLVYYNLIYQRGIDKFYEDAMESGVNGVLAADLPPEEAEESVKAARKHGIDPIFLAAQTTSNERLKQIAKMCSGFLYVVSVMGVTGARSEVKTSSVELVERMRSHTDLPLCVGFGISKPEHVAEIIDAGADGAIIGSALINIVEENLQNKTAMLDKVQKRCAELKSATKIKE, encoded by the coding sequence ATGATAGAAACTTATCAAGAAATGTTTAAACGGGTTAAAGATAAAGGTGAGGGTGTTTTCATACCATTCATGGTTGCAGGAGACCCTGACTTTGAAACATCATTAGAGATAGTGAAAAAACTGGTTGAAGGAGGAGCAGATGCCCTTGAAATAGGATTCCCCTTCAGTGATCCTGTTGCAGATGGTCAAACAGTACAATCTGCAGATTTAAGGGCCCTGAATGCAGGAATGACCACAGACAAATGTTTTGAATTCATAAGGAGGATCCGTGAATTCACAGAAATTCCAATAGGCCTTCTTGTGTACTACAACCTTATCTACCAGAGGGGAATCGACAAATTCTACGAAGATGCAATGGAATCCGGTGTAAACGGTGTTCTTGCAGCAGACCTGCCCCCTGAAGAAGCAGAAGAATCTGTTAAAGCAGCACGTAAACATGGTATTGACCCAATATTCCTTGCAGCCCAGACAACCAGCAACGAAAGACTCAAACAAATTGCCAAGATGTGCTCAGGATTCCTCTATGTTGTATCTGTTATGGGCGTTACAGGTGCCAGATCCGAGGTTAAAACCAGCAGTGTTGAACTCGTGGAGAGAATGCGCAGCCACACAGATCTACCACTTTGTGTTGGATTCGGAATTTCAAAACCAGAACATGTGGCCGAGATCATAGATGCTGGAGCTGACGGTGCAATCATTGGAAGCGCCCTCATAAACATAGTTGAAGAAAACCTCCAGAATAAAACAGCTATGCTCGATAAGGTCCAGAAAAGATGTGCTGAACTGAAATCTGCAACGAAGATTAAGGAATAA
- a CDS encoding metal-sulfur cluster assembly factor codes for MSEELVAKVREALAGIADPHMGISIVEMGIVGDIEVNEAEKTAKIVIKPTNPGCMSAANIAMQARINAEKLDEIDKAEIVVEGHMMADAICDMVNK; via the coding sequence ATGAGCGAAGAATTAGTTGCAAAAGTAAGAGAAGCACTTGCAGGTATTGCAGATCCTCACATGGGCATCAGTATAGTTGAAATGGGAATAGTTGGAGACATCGAAGTTAACGAAGCAGAAAAAACCGCTAAAATCGTTATAAAACCAACAAACCCTGGATGCATGAGCGCAGCAAACATAGCAATGCAGGCAAGGATTAACGCTGAAAAACTCGACGAGATCGACAAAGCAGAGATCGTTGTTGAGGGACACATGATGGCAGATGCAATCTGCGACATGGTAAACAAATAG